The Delphinus delphis chromosome 2, mDelDel1.2, whole genome shotgun sequence genome contains a region encoding:
- the RHOV gene encoding rho-related GTP-binding protein RhoV, with protein sequence MPPRELSEAESSPLRAPTPPSRRGSASPELGIKCVLVGDGAVGKSSLIVSYTCNGYPARYRPTALDTFSVQVLVDGAPVRIELWDTAGQEDFDRLRSLCYPDTDVFLVCFSVVQPSSFQNITEKWLPEIRTHNPQAPVLLVGTQADLRDDVNVLIQLDQGGRKGPVPQPQAQGLAEKIRACCYLECSALTQKNLKEVFDLAILSAIEHKARLEKKLNAKGVRTLSRCRWKKFFCFV encoded by the exons ATGCCCCCGCGGGAGCTAAGCGAGGCCGAGTCGTCCCCGCTCCGGGCCCCGACCCCTCCGTCGCGGCGGGGCAGCGCGTCCCCAGAGCTGGGCATCAAGTGCGTGCTTGTGGGCGACGGCGCCGTGGGCAAGAGCAGCCTCATCGTCAGCTATACCTGCAATGGGTACCCCGCGCGCTACCGGCCCACAGCGCTGGACACCTTCTCCG TGCAAGTCCTGGTTGACGGAGCCCCGGTGCGCATTGAGCTCTGGGACACAGCGGGACAG GAAGACTTTGATCGCCTTCGCTCCCTCTGCTACCCGGATACGGATGTCTTCCTGGTCTGCTTCAGCGTGGTGCAGCCCAGCTCCTTCCAAAACATCACAGAGAAATGGCTGCCAGAGATCCGCACTCACAACCCCCAGGCGCCCGTGCTGCTGGTGGGCACGCAGGCCGACCTGAGGGACGATGTCAATGTACTGATTCAGCTGGACCAGGGAGGCCGGAAAGGCCCCGTGCCTCAACCCCAGGCTCAGGGTCTGGCCGAGAAGATCCGGGCCTGCTGCTACCTGGAATGCTCTGCCTTGACGCAGAAGAACTTGAAGGAGGTGTTTGACTTGGCCATTCTCAGTGCCATTGAGCACAAAGCCCGGCTGGAGAAGAAACTGAACGCCAAAGGTGTGCGCACCCTCTCCCGCTGCCGCTGGAAGAAGTTCTTCTGCTTTGTTTGA
- the VPS18 gene encoding vacuolar protein sorting-associated protein 18 homolog: protein MASILDEYEDSLSRSAVLQPGCPSVGIPHSGYVNAQLEKEVPIFTRQRIDFTPSERITSLVVSCNQLCMSLGKDTLLRIDLGKANEPNHMELGRKDDAKVHKMFLDPTGSHLLIALSSTEVLYVNRNGQKVRPLARWKGQLVESVGWNKALGTESSTGPILVGTAQGQIFEAELSASEGGLFGPAPDLYFRPLYVLNEEGGPAPVCSLEAERGPEGRGFVIATTRQRLFQFIGRAAEGAEAQGFSGLFAAYTDHPPPFREFPSSLGYSELAFYTPKLRSAPRAFAWMMGDGVLYGSLDCGRPDSLLSEERVWEYPEGVGPGASPPLAIVLTQFHFLLLLADRVEAVCTLTGQVVLRDHFLEKFGPLKHMVKDSSTGHLWAHTERAVFRYQVQREARDVWRTYLDMNRFDLAKEYCRERPDCLDTVLAREADFCFRQHRYLESARCYALTQSYFEEIALKFLEAHQEEALAEFLQRKLASLKPAERTQATLLTAWLTELYLSRLGALQGDPEALNLYRETRERFRAFLSSPRHKEWLFASRASIHELLASHGDTEHMVYFAVIMQDYERVVAYHCQHEAYEEALAVLARHRDPQLFYKFSPILIRHIPRQLVDAWIELGSRLDARQLIPALVNYSQGGEAQQVSQAIRYMEFCVNVLGETEQAIHNYLLSLYARGQPASLLAYLEQAGASPHRVHYDLKYALRLCAEHGHHHACVHVYKVLELYEEAVDLALQVDVDLAKQCADLPEEDEELRKKLWLKIARHVVQEEEDVQTAMACLASCPLLKIEDVLPFFPDFVTIDHFKEAICSSLKAYNHHIQELQREMEEATASAQRIRRDLQELRGRYGTVEPQDKCATCDFPLLNRPFYLFLCGHMFHADCLLQAVRPGLPAYKQARLEELQRKLGAAPPPAKGSARAKEAEGGAATGGPSREQLKADLDELVAAECVYCGELMIRSIDRPFIDPQRYEEEHLSWL, encoded by the exons ATGGCGTCTATCCTGGATGAATACGAGGACTCCCTCTCCCGCTCGGCCGTCTTGCAGCCCGGCTGCCCCAGCGTCGGCATCCCCCACTCGG GATATGTGAATGCCCAGCTAGAGAAGGAAGTGCCCATTTTCACGAGGCAGCGCATTGACTTTACCCCTTCTGAGCGTATCACCAGTCTTGTCGTCTCCTGCAATCAGCTCTGCATGAGCCTGGGCAAGGATACACTACTCCG CATTGACTTAGGCAAAGCAAATGAACCCAACCACATGGAGCTGGGGCGCAAGGATGATGCCAAAGTTCACAAGATGTTCCTGGACCCTACTG GCTCTCACCTGCTGATTGCTCTGAGCAGCACTGAGGTCCTCTACGTGAACCGTAATGGACAGAAAGTTCGGCCCCTGGCACGCTGGAAGGGGCAGCTGGTGGAGAGTGTGGGCTGGAACAAGGCCCTGGGTACTGAGAGCAGCACAGGCCCCATCCTGGTCGGCACTGCCCAAGGTCAGATCTTTGAAGCAGAGCTCTCGGCCAGCGAGGGTGGGCTTTTCGGCCCTGCCCCGGATCTCTACTTCCGTCCATTGTATGTGCTAAACGAAGAAGGGGGCCCAGCACCTGTGTGTTCCCTCGAGGCGGAGCGGGGCCCTGAAGGGCGTGGGTTTGTCATCGCCACCACTCGGCAGCGCCTCTTCCAGTTCATAGGCCGAGCAGCCGagggagctgaggcccagggctTCTCAGGGCTCTTTGCTGCCTACACTGACCACCCACCCCCATTCCGTGAGTTCCCCAGCAGTCTGGGCTACAGTGAGTTGGCCTTCTACACCCCCAAGTTGCGCTCTGCGCCCCGGGCCTTCGCTTGGATGATGGGGGATGGCGTGTTGTATGGCTCGTTGGACTGCGGGCGTCCCGACTCCCTGCTGAGCGAGGAGCGGGTCTGGGAGTACCCAGAGGGGGTGGGTCCTGGGGCCAGCCCACCCCTGGCCATCGTCCTGACCCAGTTCcacttcctgctgctgctggcggACCGGGTGGAGGCGGTGTGCACGCTGACGGGGCAGGTGGTGCTGCGGGACCACTTCCTGGAGAAGTTTGGGCCGCTGAAGCACATGGTGAAGGACTCCTCCACAGGCCACCTGTGGGCCCACACCGAGCGGGCCGTCTTCCGCTACCAGGTACAGCGGGAGGCCCGGGATGTCTGGCGCACCTACCTGGACATGAACCGCTTCGACCTGGCCAAAGAGTATTGTCGAGAGCGGCCTGACTGCCTGGACACGGTCCTGGCCCGGGAGGCCGACTTCTGCTTCCGCCAGCATCGTTACCTGGAGAGTGCCCGCTGCTACGCCCTGACTCAGAGCTACTTTGAGGAGATTGCCCTCAAGTTCTTGGAGGCCCACCAGGAGGAGGCGCTGGCCGAGTTCCTGCAGCGAAAACTGGCCAGTTTGAAGCCTGCTGAGCGCACCCAGGCCACGCTGCTTACCGCCTGGCTGACGGAGCTCTACCTGAGCCGACTCGGGGCCCTGCAGGGTGACCCTGAGGCCCTGAACCTCTACCGGGAAACCCGGGAGCGTTTCCGCGCCTTCCTAAGCAGCCCCCGCCACAAGGAGTGGCTCTTCGCCAGCCGGGCCTCCATCCACGAGCTGCTCGCCAGCCACGGGGACACAGAGCACATGGTATACTTCGCTGTGATCATGCAGGACTACGAGCGCGTGGTGGCATACCACTGCCAGCATGAGGCCTACGAGGAGGCCCTGGCTGTGCTGGCCCGCCACCGTGACCCCCAGCTCTTCTACAAGTTCTCACCCATCCTTATCCGTCACATCCCTCGCCAGCTGGTGGACGCCTGGATTGAGCTGGGCAGCCGGCTGGATGCCCGGCAGCTCATCCCTGCCCTGGTGAACTATAGCCAGGGTGGCGAGGCCCAGCAGGTGAGCCAGGCCATCCGCTACATGGAGTTCTGCGTGAATGTACTGGGCGAGACTGAGCAGGCCATTCACAATTACCTGCTGTCGCTCTATGCCCGAGGCCAGCCAGCCTCGCTGCTGGCCTACCTCGAGCAGGCCGGGGCCAGCCCACACCGGGTACATTATGACCTCAAGTACGCGCTGCGGCTCTGTGCTGAGCATGGCCACCACCATGCTTGCGTCCATGTCTACAAGGTCCTGGAGCTGTATGAGGAGGCTGTGGACCTGGCCCTGCAG GTGGACGTGGACCTGGCCAAGCAGTGTGCTGACCTGCCCGAGGAAGATGAGGAGCTACGCAAGAAGCTGTGGCTGAAGATTGCTCGGCATGTGgtgcaggaggaggaggatgtgCAGACGGCCATGGCCTGCCTGGCCAGCTGCCCCCTGCTCAAGATCGAGGACGTGCTGCCTTTCTTCCCTGACTTCGTCACCATCGACCACTTCAAGGAGGCGATCTGCAGCTCGCTGAAGGCTTACAACCACCACATCCAAGAGCTGCAGCGGGAGATGGAAGAGGCCACGGCCAGCGCCCAGCGCATCCGGCGAGACCTGCAGGAGCTGCGGGGCCGCTATGGCACCGTGGAGCCCCAGGACAAATGTGCCACCTGCGACTTCCCCCTGCTCAACCGCcctttttacctcttcctttgtgGCCACATGTTCCACGCTGACTGCCTGCTGCAGGCCGTGCGGCCTGGCCTGCCGGCCTACAAGCAGGCTCGGCTCGAGGAGCTACAGCGAAAGCTGGGCGCCGCTCCACCCCCTGCCAAGGGCTCTGCCCGGGCTAAGGAGGCCGAGGGGGGCGCTGCCACCGGGGGGCCCAGCCGGGAACAGCTCAAGGCTGACCTGGATGAACTGGTGGCCGCTGAGTGCGTGTACTGTGGAGAGCTGATGATCCGCTCTATTGACCGGCCCTTCATCGACCCTCAGCGCTACGAGGAGGAGCACCTCAGTTGGTTGTAG